The sequence CCTTCACCTGGTCCTGCGTGCGGGCGATGCTCCAGATGCGCACGTCGCGGATGTTGCCGTTGAAGGTGTGCTCGCCGCCGCCACCCTTGGAGCCGATGGCCCAGCGCGTGCCGAGCGGGAAGCCGCCGCCCTGCGGATGGGGCGTCTGCGCCAGCAATTCGCCGTTGCGATAGAGGCTCCACTTCTCGCCGTCATGGACGCCCGCGATGTGGACCCATTGATTGGTGTCCTGCAGGGGCATGCCCGCCGACGTGCCGCCGGCCGTCTTGCCCTGCATGAACGAGCCCACCTGGTAGTTGCCGAAGACGATGCGCAGGTAGATGGCGCCGGCCGGGTCGAAGGTGTGGCCCCGGGTGACGATTTCCTGGAAGTTGTTGGAGTTCACCGGGCGAATCCACGCCTCCATGGTGATGGGTCCGGTGATTTCCAGCGACAGGGGCTGCCCGAGGTCCACGTAGGACGTGGCGCCGTCGAAGGCGAGCACCGGTGCGGGCGGTGGAGGCTCGGCCTGCGTCACTCCGCCGGAGCCGCCCGTGCCGGGCTCCTCCTTCTTCCCTCGATGGCCTATCAGGACACCCACCAGGATGATGATGAGCAGGGCCGCCGCGGCGGAGACGGGAATCCACCAGGGAATCTTCTTGCGCGGAGCCACCACGGGGGCCGGTACTTTGAAAGCTATCGGCGAGCTCTCGGCGAAGTACTCGTCGGGGTTGGACTGGTCCGCGACGAGCAGGTGGAAGGAGTGGTCGCCCTCGGCCTGCCCGGGCGGGACATTCACCTGGACCTGGAAGACGTGCGTGCCGTTGGGTGGGAAGTCGCGCTCGGCCTCGCCGTTGAGGACGAACCACTCGGCGAGCGTCTTGCCCTCGGGGATGATGGCGGCCCTGCCCCGGACGGGCTGGCCGAGCGAGTTGGTGACGGTGAAGGCCACCTCACCCTTCCGGTTGCCACCCAGCTTCAGCGTGGGCGTGGTGGTGGTGATGTCGAATGCCCGGGCCATGCAGCACCTCCATTCACGGACGGCAGGGTGGGGCTCGCCGAACCTTCCTGATGGAGTGTGGACACCGTCGTCGTGACGGGCGCAGCGTGCCCGCGTCTCCTGCCTGGAGTTGGAGCGAGGCTGCGCGGCATCCTCCGCTCGCGTCGTCCGCAAGTCGTAGCCCCACGGGGAGGCACGCTCAGGCGCACCGGGCTCCCGGCTACTCCTTCAGCTTCTCTTCCTCGAGCCGCGTGCTCTTGCGAAGCGGCACGGAGGGCTCCTCCACCGAGGTGCCGATGCCCGGCTTCGTGGAAGCGGCCTTGCCGCGCGGGGTCACCCTGGGAATGCGCTTCGTCGAGGGCGAGAGGGAAGGCAGCTTCGTGTTCGACACCGGTGACGCCTGCTTCGCGGTTGCGGTTGGGAAGTCCAGCGTCTGCGTTGGAGGCGCGCTGTCGGGCAGGGCCTGGCTCTCCTGCCGGGACGCTGTCGATGAGTCGGGAGCGTCCTTCGACGTAGCGACCTCGTTCGGGGCCTGGCGCTCCTGCTCGGGCGCCGTCGCCGATGCTGGCGCGTCCTTCTTCACGGCGACTTGCTTCGCGTCGGGCGGAGGCGCTTCCTGTCGCGCGGAGGAGGCCGGGCCCAGCAGGAGGAACGCCGCGAGGGCAAACACCGCCGAGGTGCCCACGGCCAGCGCACCCACGGGGACCCGCCGCTCCAACATCCTCCGTGCGGACTCCGCGCTGTCGGGCCGCTCGTCGATGCGCTCCGCGAGCAGCCGCGACAGCAACCGGCGCAGGCGTGACGGTACTCCCGGAGGCAGTGGCTTCTCTCCGGGGAAGCCTCCCGCGAGCGCTTCGTACAGCACGAGCCCCAGCGCGAAGAGGTCCGACTGCGCCACCGCGCGTCCGAGACGCTGCTGCTCGGGCGCCATGTAGCGCAGCGAGCCGATGAGCGCGGCGGACTCCGTCAGCGTCGTCGCCCCATCCAGCCTCGCGATGCCGAAGTCACACAGCTTCGCGCCATCCGCCGCGAGCAGGATGTTGCCCGGCTTCACGTCCCGATGGATGAAGCCCTTCTCGTGCGCGGCGCCCAGTGCATCGAGCATCCTGCGCGCGAGCCCCTCGACTTCGGGCCAGGGGAGGGGGCCGTCCTTCGTGAGCTTCGCGCGCAGGTCCGGGCCGTCCACGCGCTCCATGGCGTACCAGCAGAAGCCCCGCTCCTCGCCGTCGGACAGCACGCGCACCACGGCGGGGTGCTGCACCTGTCGCAATGCCTCGGCCTCACGGCGGAAGCGCGCGCGCACGGCGGGGTCCGCGGCCACCAGCGTGGACAGCACCTTCACCGCGCATGGACCCGCGTAGCCTTCGGCCGCGTACACCGTGCCCATGCCGCCCGCGCCCAGCCGGCCCAGCAACCGGAAGCCGCCGAGTGTTTCACCCGTGAGGTCCACCTCGGGTGACAGGCGCGCGGTGCCGGGCGCGGTCTCCACGCGGGCGAGGTCCACCTGCACGCCGCACGCGGAGCAGGACACCACCAGCGCCGCACGGGCGCCCGGCAATGGAGTGCGGCAGGCGGGGCAGAGGAAGTTCATGCGTAGAGGTCGATTCCGTACTCTTCGAGCTTCCGGTCCAGCGTAGGCCGGGAGATGCCGAGCGCCTCCGCCGCCGCGCTCTTCACCCCACGCGCCCGCTTGAGCGCGAGGACGATGTGCTCCCGCTCCACGGCCTTCAGGACCTCCGCCAGAGTGGCTTGGACACCACCGGCAGGGGAAGGGGTTCCACTGGCGGACGCCTGGCTGCCGGGCCGCTCGATGCCGCCCGGACGCTCGGGACCGCCGAGGTGTTTGGGGCCATCGGTGCGTTCGGAGCCACCAAGGCGTTCGGAGCCGCTGAGACCTTCGGTGCTGCCGTGCCGCTCCGGAGACGCGACCTCCGGAGGCAAATCATCGACGCCCACGTGGTCTCCCGGCCCCTTGAGCACGAGCGCCCGCTCAATCGCATTCGCGAGCTGCCGCACGTTGCCCGGCCAGGGACAGACACGCAGGGCGTTGCTGGCCTCGCGAGTGAACCCCGCCGCGCGCCGGCCGAGCTGCGGACCGAGCTTCGCGAGGAAACGCTCCGCCAGCGGCAGCACATCCTCGGGACGCTCGCGCAGCGGCGCCAGGTGGATGCGCACCACGTTGAGGCGCCAGTACAGGTCCTCGCGGAAGCTCCCCGTGCGCACCGCCTCCTTCAAGTCACGGTGCGTGGCCGCCACCACCCGCACGTCCACCGGCACACCGCTCCTTCCGCCCACGCGGTGGACGATGCGGTCCTGCAACACGCGCAGCAGCTTCACCTGGAGCGGCGCGGGCAGGTCTCCGACTTCATCGAGGAAGAGGGTGCCTCCGTCGGCCTGCTCGAAGACGCCCTCGCGCAGGGACTGCGCGCCTGTGAAGGCGCCCTTCTCATGTCCGAACAGCTCGCTCTCCGCCAGCTCGGCGGGGATGGCGCCGCAGTTCACCGCGATGAATGGGCCCTTCGTCCGAGGGCCCAGCGCATGGAGGGAGCGCGCCACCTCCTCCTTGCCCGTGCCGCTCTCGCCGGTGATGAGGACGGTGGACTGCACCGCCGCCGCGGCAGCGGCCACGCGCATCGCCTCGCGCATGCTGGCGCTCTCTGCGACGGGCGATGGGTGGCCGGACGTGGACGGAGGCTCGGGAGGACAGAGCGACGGGCCCACCGCCAGCGCGAGGGCTCCGGCAAGGGACAGCTCCTCGTCCTGGAACGCCTGCTCCCGGAGGATGCACAGCGCGCCGGCCGGCTGGCCCGCGGAGTAGAGCGGGGCGCAGAGCACATGCGCGTCCGAGCGGCGCACGCGGGTGGTGTGCGCGTCGTGCTCGGCACGGGCCTGCGGCTCGGGCATGACCAGGGCGCGGCCCGCCCGCAGCGCGGAGTCCACCAACTCGCGGCTCACCGTGAGGTGCGCGCCATGGGGACGCGTGTGCCGGGGCCGTGGCCCATGGGGACCCAAGCGCAGCATGACGAGCGCGGAAGGCTGGAGCGCGGACTCCAACGCCTCGAAGACGAGCCCCACCGCCGCATCCGGAGACGGCGTGGTGGCCGCGCGCAGGGCCAGCTCCCCAGCCCGAGCAAGCGCATCGGGGCCAGGCGCACTGCTGCTCCGGGCCCGCTCCGCGCGAGTCCTCGTGAGCACCAGCGTGGACTCACCGTCACGGGCGCGAAGGGCCTCGAAGGACGGCTCGTAGACGAGCACGCTCTCTCCCACGGAGACATGGTCCCCGGGGCGCAGGGCCATGGCCTGCTGCGCGGGGATTCGCTGCCCGTTGAGCCAGGTGCCATTGCGCGAACCCAGATCCTTCAGCGAGTGCCCATCGCCGTCCGGCGAGAAGACGCAGTGCTCGCGGCTGACCTTCTCGTCGAGGAGCTGAAGTCCGCCCTCCGAGGCACGGCCCACCACCAGCGGCGCGTCCAGCTCGCGCGCCACCCCCCTGCATGGACCGAACATCGCCACCAGTCTCGCCACGCAGCGCATAGTAGCGGAAAAGGCGCCGTCTCCGTGCCGGCGCCCTGAAGGCCTCATCCAGTCATGAACGCCAGCGCCTACTTCTTCGTCCCGAAGAACGTCCCGTGCACCGGCTTGCCCTTGGAGCGGAAGATCTTCTTCTCCCCGCCGTCCTTGGTGTTCGGGCCGGTGCCGCCGACAAACTGCTCGATGTTCTCCTTCTTCAGGGCCCGGGCCTTCGCGCGGCCCGCCTCCTCGTCGCTCGCGTGGCCCGGCTGTTTCTCCAGGGCGGCCAGCACGTACGAGGCCAGCAGCTTGCGCTCCAGCTTCGAGTAGAGCTTCGGGCTGTCGAACACGTCCACCACCTCCAGCTCGCCGTTGATGGCCACCGCCAGTCCCGCCATCCGCTCGTCGCGCGGGAGCTGCGTCTGGATTTCGTCCAGGTACTGGCCGATGCGCTGGCGCAGCGCCGCGTCCTGGAACACGCGCCGGTAGGTGCCCGTCGGGCTGGACACGCCCGACACCTGGGACTTGCGAGCCACCTCGCCCCAGACGGCGCCCTGCTCGGAGAAGAGCGCCGCGCGGCGCAGGTCCGGGTGCGCCACCGCGAGCCCCGGCTGGAAGGCCAGGCTCTGTCCGTTCCAGCGCCCCTGCTCCACGCAGAACACCGGCACGCGCTGGCGCTCGCCCGCGTCCACCACCACGTCGCTGCCCACCATGCGGTCCTGCTTGCCGCCCAGCAGCAGCTCACCGCCCACGAGGTACAGCGGCCGCGTGTCCTGGTTGTGCACCCGCAGCGCCCCTACGGTGCCGCCGCTGTCCAGCTCGCGGATGGCGACCTTCTTGGCCGCCTGTGCCTCCTCCAGCACCGTGTAGTCGTCGTAGGGCGGTGCCTTGCGCGTGTGCAGCGGCACCACCGCGAGGTTGTACGCGAGCACCGGCTGGCCGGCCTCGTAGTCGCCCATGCTCAGCTCCGGGCCGGAGGACTTCTCCTGCGCCAGGGCCAGCGGTGAGGTGAGCAGGGCGACGAGGGCCGGGACGACGGGGATGCGGAACTTCATGGGTGGGATGCCTCCTGTGGTTGAGGCGTCCCATTGCAAGCCCGCATGCCAGCCCCGCTCCCCGGGAAGCACCGGGCGCGCTGTCACACGGCGTTACGAAGTGCAAAGCCGTGTGACACCGCTACGGCTCCGTGGGTGCCACCACGCCGAGCACGTTGGGCAGGGCCCAGTAGCGGGTGTTGTCGTCGTTCTCGTTGAAGCCCGTCTCGTAGCTGCCCACCCTGCGCACGGTGCGCCCCGGCGCGGCGATGTGCAGCGAGGCCTCGGGTCCGCCCTCCAGGTACATCATCCGCTTCAGGCCCAGCGGCAGCCGGCGCACCACCTCGATGAAGTCATGCGTGCGGTACGGCGAGCGCGCATGAATCATCAGCAGCCGGCCCTGTCCATCGATGCCGAGCGCGGCGGTGCTCCACTCGCGCGGCTGGGCCTTCCACGTGTTGCGTCCCGTGCAGTCCATCATGCGCAGCGACTGGAGCACCGTGCCGTAGCGAGGCAGCAGCGACTCCACGTCGTCACACCCCGCGTCGAGGAGCTGCACCGGAGGCAGGCCCTTCTCCCGAGGGTGCAGCACCAGGAACGTGCGGTAGTCCTTTCGGCGCGAGGCATTGAGCTCGCGTCCCTCCGTCCGCGCCAGGCCCACGGGCTCGCCGCCCGGATGGAACATGCCCGCGTTGGTGACGGCGATGAGCTTGTGCAGCGCCGCCCACCGCTCCGCCGTCGGCTCCTGCGCGTGGCCTTCAACCCGCGCGCTCAACAGCCGCACCGGCCGGCGCGCCACGTCCACGCGCACCACGGTGACGCGCGAGTCGCTCACGGTGGACTTCAGGTGCGCATCGAACTCCGCCAGCTCCAACCCGGGTGCGAGCGTCTCCCACGGGTCGGCGAGGGCGGGCAGGGACAGGCAGACGAGCAGGGCAGCGAGGCGGCTGAGGGCATTCATGCCCCGGCCCGACTGCAAAGCCCGAGCCTCCGCGTGTCCGGGATTGGGAAGCCGCTTCCCAGGGGTGGACATGGGGCCGGGGCCCTTCCGTGGATTCCCGAGGGGTTGGCATGTTGAAAAGAGGTGGCTCGGTCATTGCTATTCCAGTCCCGCCCCCACCTCCGGAGCGTTCATGCGGGATTTCGTCCAGGAGCTTCGCCTCGCGCTGAGGATGCTCGCCAAGCATCCCGGCTTCACCGCCGTGGCGCTCTTCACCCTGGCGCTGGGCATCGCCGCCAACACGGCCATCTTCAGCGTCGCGGACGCGGTGCTCTTCTCGCCGCTGCCCTATGCGCAGCCGGACCGGCTGATGATGGTGTGGGGCCTGAGCCCGAACCAGTCCCGGCAGACGGTGTCGCCCGCGAACTTCCTCGACTGGCGCGCGCAGAGCGAGTCCTTCGAGGGACTGGCGGCCTTCTCGAATGTGCCCTTCAACCTCGCGGGCGACGGCGACCCCGAGGTCGTCCGTGGCGCCAGCGTGTCCACCAACTTCTTCCAGGTGCTCGGCATCCCGGCGGCGCTGGGGACCACCTTCCACCCGGCGGCAGCGGGCGCGGGCACCCCGAACACGGTGGTGCTCGGCCACCGCCTGTGGAAGCGCCGCTTCGGCGGAGACCCGCACATCCTCGGCCGCATGCTGCGCCTCAACGACACGAGCTACGAAGTCGTGGGGGTCATGCCGGAGCACTTCGAGTGGCCGACCATCGTCCCCACGCACGCCTCGGCCGCCGAGCCTCCGCAGCTCTTCGTGCCCGCCGTCCACCGGGACATCCCCCAGCTCGGGCCGGACCTCACGCAGGACACGAGCGCGTGGCGGCAGGGCAACTATCTGCGGGTGGTGGGGCGGCTGAAGCCGGGGGTGACGCTGGAGGGCGCGGCGCGGGAGATGGGCACCATCGCCGCCCGGCTCGAGCAGGAGTACCCGGAGTCGAACACGAAGTCGGGCATCGGCCTGGTGCCGCTGCGTGAGCAGCTCGTGGGCAACGTGCGCACGGCGCTGTGGGTGCTGTTGGCGGCGGTGGGGCTGGTGCTGGTGATTGCGTGCGCGAACGTCGCCAATCTCTTCCTGGCGCGGGCGTCCGCCCGGAGGCAGGAGCTGACGGTGCGGCTGGCGCTGGGAGCACGCCGGGGCCAGCTCGTGCGGCAGCTCCTCACGGAGAGCGTGCTGCTCGCGCTGGCGGCGGGAGCGCTCGGCCTGCTGCTGGCGCTGTGGGGCATGGATGCGCTGCTCGCGCTCGTGCCGCCGGAGCTGCCCCGGCTCGGAGCGGTGGGACTGGATGGACGGGTGCTGGCCTTCACGCTGCTCACGTCGCTGGCCACGGGTGTCCTGTTCGGGCTCGTCCCCGCGCTCCAGGCCTCACGGCCGGACCTCAACGGCGTGCTCCGGCAGGGTGGGGGCGGGCGGTTCTCCGGCGCGGGCCAGCGCTCGCGGAGCGCGCTGGTGGTGGGCGAGGTGGCGCTGGCGGTGGTGCTGCTCATCAGCGCCGGCCTGTTGTTGCGCAGCCTCTGGAGCATGCAGTCGGTGGACCTGGGCTTCCGCTCCGAGGGCGTGCTGACCTGGCGCGTGTCGCTGCCCGCCGCCGAGTACCCGGACGAGGCCCGGCAGGCGGCCCTCTTCATGCGGCTTCAGGAGAAGGTGGAGGCGCTGCCCGGCGTGAAGAGCGTGGGCGCGGTGTCGGACCTGCCCTTCACCGGCAACAACATCTGGCGCGTCATGGACATCGAGGGGCAGCCACGCCCCGCGCTCGGCGAGGAGCGCTCGGTGGGCTTTCAGGTCGTCACGCCCGGCTACTTCCGCACCCTGTCCATTCCGTTGAAGCGCGGGCGGGACATCACCTCCGCGGACCGCGCGGACACGCAGCCTGTCGTCCTCATCAACGAGTCCACCGCGCGCCAGTACTGGTCGGGCCAGGAGCCGCTGGGGCAGCGCATCCGCTTGGGGTCCGACGCGGACGCGCCGTGGCGCACCGTCGTCGGCGTGGTGGGTGACGTGCGGCAGGGCGGGGCGCTCGAGGAGACGCGGCCCGAGGTCTACGTCCCGTCGCTCCAGGGGACCTTCCACTTCATCCAGTTCACCGCCCGCACGGAGGGAGCGCCGGCGCGGCTGGTGTCCGGCGTGCGCGAGGCGGTGGCCGCCCTGGACTCGAACCTGCCCATCTCCCAGGTGCGGACGATGGACGAGGTCGAGGCCTCCGCGATGGCGCGCCCCCGCTTCCTGTCCACGCTGGTGGCGCTGTTCGCGGCGCTGGCGCTGCTCCTGGCCGGCGTGGGCCTGTCCGGCGTCATCGCGTACATGGCGCGGCAGCGGACGCAGGAGATTGGCATCCGCATGGCGCTGGGCGCGCGGCCCGGCGACGTGCTGCGGCTGGTGGTGGGCAGCGGCATGCGCCTGGCGCTGGCGGGTGTGGGGCTGGGCCTCATGGTGGCCTGGGCCGCCACGCGCGGCATGGCGAGCCAGCTCTACGGCGTGAGCGCCACGGACCCGCTCACCTTTGGCAGCCTGTCGTTGGTGGTGGCGGCGGTGGCGCTGGTGGCCACGTGGGTGCCCGCGCTGCGGGCCACGCGGGTGGACCCGTTGGTGGCACTGCGGAGCGAGTAGTCGTCAGGAGCTCGCGACGGGCCGGAGCGCGGTGGCCAGTTCTTCGAGCGCGCGCTCCTGGACGGGTGAGAGGCGGACGCCCGGACGCACGCGTTGGATGAGGGCCAGTGCCGAACGCGCATCCTCGGCCTGACCCCGGGCGACGAGGAGCGCGGCGGCCATCATTCCCGTGCGTCCGTGGCCCTGGGCGCAGTGGATGTAGAGAGGCCCGGGCAGCGTGGCCAACTCTCGGAGCACCGGGACCACGCGGTCCACCGGCAGCGTCGAGGCGTCGAGCACGGGCAGGGACACGTAGCGGCAGGCCGTGCGGACTCCGCGCGGCTCGATGAACTCGGAGGTCAGGTCCAGCACGGTGGCGATGCCGGGTGGCAATTCGCCGGACAGGAGGCGGCGCCCGACGAAGAAGCCCGGCACCACCTCTGCGTGGGGCGGCTCGCGAGAGAGCTTCCGCGCGAGGTTCCAGGTGCTCCACGTCAGGAGCAACCACGGCAGGAGCACGAGCACCGCCACCGGATGCATCCGTCCATCCTGCTGCTTCCCGTACATACGAGGCCCCACGCCCGCGTAGGCGAGCGCAACATCCGCGAAGCTCATCGCGGGCCAGAGCAGGAACCACCACCCACCTCCGAGCTGGAGGGCCAGGAACGTCAACAGCACGGCGGCGGTGGTGAAGACGAAGGGGTACTTCATGCGTCTCGCACCGTACCTCGTTGCACGTCTGGT comes from Pyxidicoccus parkwaysis and encodes:
- a CDS encoding LamG domain-containing protein, coding for MARAFDITTTTPTLKLGGNRKGEVAFTVTNSLGQPVRGRAAIIPEGKTLAEWFVLNGEAERDFPPNGTHVFQVQVNVPPGQAEGDHSFHLLVADQSNPDEYFAESSPIAFKVPAPVVAPRKKIPWWIPVSAAAALLIIILVGVLIGHRGKKEEPGTGGSGGVTQAEPPPPAPVLAFDGATSYVDLGQPLSLEITGPITMEAWIRPVNSNNFQEIVTRGHTFDPAGAIYLRIVFGNYQVGSFMQGKTAGGTSAGMPLQDTNQWVHIAGVHDGEKWSLYRNGELLAQTPHPQGGGFPLGTRWAIGSKGGGGEHTFNGNIRDVRIWSIARTQDQVKDDMKNPPEKDADGLAGYWPLDEGRGSRVLDHSGNESNGFIHGAQWARP
- a CDS encoding serine/threonine-protein kinase yields the protein MNFLCPACRTPLPGARAALVVSCSACGVQVDLARVETAPGTARLSPEVDLTGETLGGFRLLGRLGAGGMGTVYAAEGYAGPCAVKVLSTLVAADPAVRARFRREAEALRQVQHPAVVRVLSDGEERGFCWYAMERVDGPDLRAKLTKDGPLPWPEVEGLARRMLDALGAAHEKGFIHRDVKPGNILLAADGAKLCDFGIARLDGATTLTESAALIGSLRYMAPEQQRLGRAVAQSDLFALGLVLYEALAGGFPGEKPLPPGVPSRLRRLLSRLLAERIDERPDSAESARRMLERRVPVGALAVGTSAVFALAAFLLLGPASSARQEAPPPDAKQVAVKKDAPASATAPEQERQAPNEVATSKDAPDSSTASRQESQALPDSAPPTQTLDFPTATAKQASPVSNTKLPSLSPSTKRIPRVTPRGKAASTKPGIGTSVEEPSVPLRKSTRLEEEKLKE
- a CDS encoding sigma 54-interacting transcriptional regulator — its product is MFGPCRGVARELDAPLVVGRASEGGLQLLDEKVSREHCVFSPDGDGHSLKDLGSRNGTWLNGQRIPAQQAMALRPGDHVSVGESVLVYEPSFEALRARDGESTLVLTRTRAERARSSSAPGPDALARAGELALRAATTPSPDAAVGLVFEALESALQPSALVMLRLGPHGPRPRHTRPHGAHLTVSRELVDSALRAGRALVMPEPQARAEHDAHTTRVRRSDAHVLCAPLYSAGQPAGALCILREQAFQDEELSLAGALALAVGPSLCPPEPPSTSGHPSPVAESASMREAMRVAAAAAAVQSTVLITGESGTGKEEVARSLHALGPRTKGPFIAVNCGAIPAELAESELFGHEKGAFTGAQSLREGVFEQADGGTLFLDEVGDLPAPLQVKLLRVLQDRIVHRVGGRSGVPVDVRVVAATHRDLKEAVRTGSFREDLYWRLNVVRIHLAPLRERPEDVLPLAERFLAKLGPQLGRRAAGFTREASNALRVCPWPGNVRQLANAIERALVLKGPGDHVGVDDLPPEVASPERHGSTEGLSGSERLGGSERTDGPKHLGGPERPGGIERPGSQASASGTPSPAGGVQATLAEVLKAVEREHIVLALKRARGVKSAAAEALGISRPTLDRKLEEYGIDLYA
- a CDS encoding ARPP-1 family domain-containing protein → MKFRIPVVPALVALLTSPLALAQEKSSGPELSMGDYEAGQPVLAYNLAVVPLHTRKAPPYDDYTVLEEAQAAKKVAIRELDSGGTVGALRVHNQDTRPLYLVGGELLLGGKQDRMVGSDVVVDAGERQRVPVFCVEQGRWNGQSLAFQPGLAVAHPDLRRAALFSEQGAVWGEVARKSQVSGVSSPTGTYRRVFQDAALRQRIGQYLDEIQTQLPRDERMAGLAVAINGELEVVDVFDSPKLYSKLERKLLASYVLAALEKQPGHASDEEAGRAKARALKKENIEQFVGGTGPNTKDGGEKKIFRSKGKPVHGTFFGTKK
- a CDS encoding phosphodiester glycosidase family protein, with product MNALSRLAALLVCLSLPALADPWETLAPGLELAEFDAHLKSTVSDSRVTVVRVDVARRPVRLLSARVEGHAQEPTAERWAALHKLIAVTNAGMFHPGGEPVGLARTEGRELNASRRKDYRTFLVLHPREKGLPPVQLLDAGCDDVESLLPRYGTVLQSLRMMDCTGRNTWKAQPREWSTAALGIDGQGRLLMIHARSPYRTHDFIEVVRRLPLGLKRMMYLEGGPEASLHIAAPGRTVRRVGSYETGFNENDDNTRYWALPNVLGVVAPTEP
- a CDS encoding ABC transporter permease translates to MRDFVQELRLALRMLAKHPGFTAVALFTLALGIAANTAIFSVADAVLFSPLPYAQPDRLMMVWGLSPNQSRQTVSPANFLDWRAQSESFEGLAAFSNVPFNLAGDGDPEVVRGASVSTNFFQVLGIPAALGTTFHPAAAGAGTPNTVVLGHRLWKRRFGGDPHILGRMLRLNDTSYEVVGVMPEHFEWPTIVPTHASAAEPPQLFVPAVHRDIPQLGPDLTQDTSAWRQGNYLRVVGRLKPGVTLEGAAREMGTIAARLEQEYPESNTKSGIGLVPLREQLVGNVRTALWVLLAAVGLVLVIACANVANLFLARASARRQELTVRLALGARRGQLVRQLLTESVLLALAAGALGLLLALWGMDALLALVPPELPRLGAVGLDGRVLAFTLLTSLATGVLFGLVPALQASRPDLNGVLRQGGGGRFSGAGQRSRSALVVGEVALAVVLLISAGLLLRSLWSMQSVDLGFRSEGVLTWRVSLPAAEYPDEARQAALFMRLQEKVEALPGVKSVGAVSDLPFTGNNIWRVMDIEGQPRPALGEERSVGFQVVTPGYFRTLSIPLKRGRDITSADRADTQPVVLINESTARQYWSGQEPLGQRIRLGSDADAPWRTVVGVVGDVRQGGALEETRPEVYVPSLQGTFHFIQFTARTEGAPARLVSGVREAVAALDSNLPISQVRTMDEVEASAMARPRFLSTLVALFAALALLLAGVGLSGVIAYMARQRTQEIGIRMALGARPGDVLRLVVGSGMRLALAGVGLGLMVAWAATRGMASQLYGVSATDPLTFGSLSLVVAAVALVATWVPALRATRVDPLVALRSE
- a CDS encoding phosphatase domain-containing protein, giving the protein MKYPFVFTTAAVLLTFLALQLGGGWWFLLWPAMSFADVALAYAGVGPRMYGKQQDGRMHPVAVLVLLPWLLLTWSTWNLARKLSREPPHAEVVPGFFVGRRLLSGELPPGIATVLDLTSEFIEPRGVRTACRYVSLPVLDASTLPVDRVVPVLRELATLPGPLYIHCAQGHGRTGMMAAALLVARGQAEDARSALALIQRVRPGVRLSPVQERALEELATALRPVASS